gagttcctgttgtgcCACATTATCACAAAAATTGGGTATtatcagtgttccagattttggccattctaatggttacacagtggtatctcattgttctttaatttgaatttccctgttgacatatgatgtggaacatcttttctaATGCTCACTTACCATCTTTATATtgtctttggtgaggtgtctgttaaggtctttggtttgtttttgaaatgtcatttgttttcttattgttaaattttaaaagttgtttgtacattttggataatagtcctttatcagatatgtcttttgcaaacattttctcccagtctatggcttgttttctaattttcttaatattgtcACGTACAgagcagaattttttaattttactgaagtcTAGCTCATCAATTATTGCATTCATGGATTATgtctttggtgttatatctaattGGCatcatacccaaggtcatctatgTTCTTTTCCTACTTTATCTTGcaagtgttttattgttttgcacTTTACATTTTGGCctattatccattttgagttcatttttatgatgtataagtctgtgtctagattcacttTTTTGCATTTGTATGTCCAGTTGTTTCAGTACAACTTGTCAAAGAGTCTATCTTTGCTCCACTGTATTGAAtttactcctttgtcaaagacaagttgactatatttatgagAGTCTAGTTAtggactctctattctgctccattgagctatttgttcatttctttaccAATATCACACTCTTTTGATTATTGTACATTTATAGTACGTCTTGAAGCCACGTAGTatcagtcttccaactttgttcctctccttcagtattgtgttggctattatcttttatcttttatctctttattaaactttagaattagttttttttttatttttaaatttttactattttgcaTACACTTACTATATTCCTATTTTCTCTCCATCTAAATCAAGGTACATACCATGACATTTatttaaacacataaaacaacaagaaaaaatacattcatataCTGAATATTCAAGAATGGTGAGCATGTATTAAGGAgcgttaaaaaaaataaaccagtcCCAAAGTGGAGTACAGCTGTAATGTTCTGTTCAGTATGGACTGTCTGATGATTAGTGAGATGTGAGCCCCAAGTAAAAGTTTTTCCCATCCATAACATTTGTGAGGTAATCTCCAAAATGAATTCTTTGGTGGATATATTCCTTGTTTAAAGGACAGGACACAATAATTACATTTACCTGGTTTCTATCCATAATGAATTTTCTAATAAAGCCTAAGATGGGGACACCTGCTAAAAGCATTGTCACATCAGAACATTATTAAAGTCTCTCACCAATGTGAATTACCTGATGATATTAACTTAGGCTTGAAAGTACAATGAAGAATTTGCCATACTCATTATGTTTGTAACAGTGCTTACTATTATGTATTCTCCAATGACTTAATAGGGTTGGACATTGACTACAGACTTTGCCACACTcattcattacatttgtaaggttttaCTCCCATATGAATTCATTGATGGCTTCTAAGGGCTGGCTTCTCACGAAAGAACttcccacactcattacatttgtgAGGTTTCTGTCCAGTATGAATTCGTTGATTCCTTCTAAGCACTGACTTCTGACGAAAGAACTTGCCACACTCATCACATTTGtgaggtttctctccagtatgaattttcTGATGATTCACAAGAGCTGATTTTTGATTAAAGCCTGTGCCACATACATCACATTTATATGGTTTTACTCCTGTATGGGTCACCTCATGTTTCCTGAGgcctgctctaaaaataaaggtTTTCCCACACaaattacatttgtaaggtttctctccagtatgaattctcagATGACATTTAAGGTATGATTTTTGACCATAGACTTTGTCACATACATCACGTTTATATACCTTTGCTCCTGGATGAATGATCTCATGTTTCCTGAGATCCATGCCATGAAGAAAGGTTTTCCCACAAAATCTACATCTGTAAgttttctctccagtatgaatttcCTGATGATGTTGAAGGGATAGACTCGATGATAGACTTTGCCACACAtatcacatttatataatttctctttaatgTGGATGATCTGATGTTTTTTGAGGTATGAGCTGACAGGAAAGGTTTTGCCACACTCGCtgcatttgtaaggtttctctccagtatgaattctctgatgaattGAAAGATTTCCTTTTGTGCTAAAGAccttgccacactcattacatttgtaaggtttctctccagtatgaactcTTTGATGAATTACAAGGTATGAATTTCAGCAAAAGAATTTGTCACATATATCACATTTAGGCAATTTCTTTCTTATATGGCTCCTCTGATGACTCCTGAGATGTGAACCCTGATGAAAGGTTTTGCCACACTCATTACACTTGTAACATATTTCCCTGTGTGGGTTCTGGTCTTGTGTCAGTATTGAAGGATGCATAAAGTTACTCCCATATATATACGAAATTTTGGTTTGGACAGGAGGAGAAATTCTATGAAGTGGTGAAAATGAGTAACTACTGTTGCTACTCTTAACAGCTTTATTACGTTCATCAATTTTCTGTTTAtgtttaaacatatgcagttcaTCCTGAAATCTTAACACAAGTCTATTTCCAATAGGCTTGTTTTTTGCATGTTTTCCACAACATGGACTCCTATCAATGACATCTTGGTTATGGGATATagaaaaattttgtaatttttccatCATCTCTCCACTGACAACCATGGTCATACATATTTTCCTGAATTTCCCAGAGGTAAAAACGTTTGACTCCCTGGCTTTCAAATCTTCCCAACATCAATGTTTGGAATACTCCACCTCTACCAGTGTTTGATTTTAGTTATAATGTCTTGATCACATGTATATGAGAGATATCCACAGTGATCAGGTTCCTGTAGGTCTCCAACATCACATCCCTGTACAAGGCCCTCTGAGCAGAGTCCAGGCATTCCCACTCCTCCTGAGAGAATTTGATGACCACATCATTCAATGTCAACTGACCCTTAGAAAAAGCCATTCCtgactcctttcctttccttttcctcctaagGGCTTCTTTCTCAGGCAACATCAGTCTTTACAGGTCTATCCCCTACAGTGTGACCTTCAACCCACGCTCTCCATTTCCGGTTCCTTGGGTAAGGGGGAGGCGGGGCCTGGGCGGGAGCGTCATGCGTGAGGGgcagggtgaggagggagccAGGCGCTGGCCTAGAATTAGCTTTTTGATATCCATAAAATAATTTCCTGGGATTGTGATTAAGGTTCACTGAATCTATAGaacaagttgggaagaactgacatcttgacaatattgaataTTCCTATCATTGCACATGAAAtatctcttcagttctttgatttcattcatcacagtttctttagttttcttcatatagatcttatacatattttgttagatttatgtctaagtatttaattttgggGAGTGCTAATGTAAGtagtatgatttttaaattcagattCCATTCTTTTATTGCTGACAGATAGGAAAGaaattgacttttgtatgttaaACTTGTATCTTGAAACCTTCTATAAGTGCtaaaaggttttttctttttctttcttttcttttttttttttttttggacagtaCTTTCAGATTTTATAGTTGATTATGTCAAATGGAAATaaaggcagttttatttcttctttccaagtctgtatgcctttaatttcttttctttttttttgacattgtaTTAGTTGGAaattccagtatgatgttgaaaataaGTGTGAAGGGACAGGTTTGTGTTGTACCTATTCTTAATGGGAAAGgttctagtttctcaccattaagtatgatattcaCTGTAAGTTTTATGTAGATATTCTTTGTCAAGTTGAGAGTGTTCTCTTCTacttctagtttgctgagagttttgcATCATGATTGGGTATCAGAttttatcaaatgaaaaaaagaataaaaagattggaagacagtctcagaggcctcaatgataacattaagcacaccaacattcaaatcataggcatgccagaagaagaagaaaacaagaaagggtctgaggaaatatttgaagagattatactggaaaacttccccaacatgggaaaggaaataattaaccaagtccaagaagaacagagagtcccatacagaataaacctaaggagaaatacaccaaggcacatattaatcaaactaatgacaattaaacacaaggaaaaaatattaaaagcagtaagaaaaaagcaacaaataacatataagggaaaacccataaggataacagctgacctttccgcATAAcctcttcaggccagaagggaatggcaggatatactgaaggtcctgaaagagaaaaacctacagccaagaacactctacccagcaagaatctcattcagattcgatggagaaatcaaaagctttacagacaaacaaaagttaagagaattcagcaccaccaaaccagccttacgacattgctaaaggaacttctctaagcaggaaacacaagagaaggaaaagacctacaaaaacaaacccaaaacaattaagaaaatggtaatcagaacacacatatcaataatcaccttaaatgtagatggattaaatgttccagccaaaagacacagactggctgaatggatacaaaaacaagacccttctcttctatatgctgcctacaagaaatccacttcagaccaagggataaatatagactgaaaggaaaggaatggaaaaagatattccatgcaaatggaagtcaaaagaaagctggagtaacaatactcacatcagacaaattagacttgaaagtaaagactattacaagagacaaggaaggacactacataatgatcaagggatccatccaagaagaacatatcacaattgtaaatatatatgcacccagtatggGGGACCCTCAAtatacaaggcaaatgctaacagccagaaaaggggaaatcaacagtaacacaataatagtgggagacttgaacaccccacttgcatcaatggacagatgatccaaacacaaaataaataaggacacacaagctttaaatgacacattagaccatcttgaattaattgatatttataggacattccatccaaaaatgacagaatacactttcttctcaagtgcacatggaacattttacaggataggtcacatcttgggtcacaaatcaaacctcggaaaattcaagaaaattgaaatgatatcaagcatcttctcagaccacaacgccatgagactagatatcaattacaggaaaaaaactgcaaaaaatacaaacatatggaggctaaacaatacacaattaaacaaacaagaaatcattaaagaaataaaagaagaaatttaaaaatatctagaaaaaaatgacaatgaaaacacaacccgaaacctatgggacacagcaaaagcagttctaagagggaagtttatagcaatacctaaagaaagaagaaaaatattgaataaacaacttaaacttacacctaaaacaattagagaaagaagaacaaagaaaccctaaagtgagcagaaggaaagaaatcataaagatcagatcagaaataaatgaaaaagaaaggaaggaaacaatagcaaagatcaatgaaactaaaagctggttctttgagaagataaacaaaattgataaaccattagccagagtcatcaggaaagaaagggagaagacacaaatcaatagaaatgaaaaaggagaagtaacaatggacatctcagaaagacaaaagatcatgagagactactacaagcaactatatgccaatcaattggataacctggaagaaatggatacattcttagaaaaatgccatcttccaagattgaaccaggaagaaatagagactatGAACAGATagatcacaagtacagaaattgaggcagtgattaaaaatctcccaacaaacaaaaggccagggccagattgattcacaggagaattctatcaaacatttagagtaaAGCTATCACCTATCCTTctctaactcttccaaaatatagcagaaggaggaacactccctaactcattctacgaggccaccatcaccctgatatgaaaaccaggcaaagatgtcacaaaaaaagaaaactacagaccaatatcactgatgaatatagatgcaaaaatcctcaataaaatactagctaacagaatccaacagcacatgaaaaagatcatacaccatgatcaagtggggtttatccatgggatgcaaggattcttcaatatatgcaaatcaattggtgtgatacatcatatcaacaaactgaaggatgaaaaccatatgatcatctcaatagatgcaggaaaagcttttgacaaagttcaacatccatttatgataaaagctctccagaaaatgggcatagaaggaaattacctcaacataataaaagccatatatgagaaacaaaaAGCCTACAtagttctcaatggggaaaaactgaaagcattccctctaagaacaggagcaagacaagggtgtccactctcaccactattattcaacatagttttggaagttttggccacagcaatcagagaagaaaaagaaataataggaatccaaattggaaaagaagaagtaaaattgtccctctttgcagatgacatgatattatatatagaaaaccctaaagactctaccagaaaactgctagcactaattgatgagtttagtaaagtagcagggtacaaaattaatacgcagaagtctcttgcattcctatacactaacaacaataGAATAGAAAGAGGATttaaggaaagtctcccatttaccatagcaacaaaaagaataaaacatctaggaataaacctgcctaaggaggcaaaatatctgtatgcagaaaagtataagacactgatgaaagaatacaaagacgacacaaacagatggaggggcatatcatattcttggattggaagaatcaacattgtgaaaatgactgtactacccaaagcaatttacagattcaatgcaatcctgatcaaattaccaatggcatttttcacagaactagaacaagaaatctcacaatttgtatggaaatgcaaaagaccttgagtagccaaagccatcttgagaaggaaagatggatttggtggaatcaggcttcctgacttcaaactatactacaaggccatagtgatcaagacagtatggtactggcacaaaaatagaaaggaagatgaatggaatagaatagagaactcagaggtaagcccaagaacatatgggcaccttatctttgacaaaggaggcacaaatatacaatggaaaaaagatagcctcttcaataagtggtgttgggaaaattgaacagctacatgtaaaagaatgaaattagaacacttcctaacaccatacacaaaaataaactccaaatggattaaagacctacatgtaaggccagacactgtaaaactcctagaggaaaacataggcaggacagtctatgacatccatcaaaggaagatcctttttgacccacctcctagaatcatcaaaataa
This genomic window from Hippopotamus amphibius kiboko isolate mHipAmp2 chromosome 14, mHipAmp2.hap2, whole genome shotgun sequence contains:
- the LOC130835565 gene encoding zinc finger protein 525-like, whose protein sequence is MDLRKHEIIHPGAKVYKRDVCDKVYGQKSYLKCHLRIHTGEKPYKCNLCGKTFIFRAGLRKHEVTHTGVKPYKCDVCGTGFNQKSALVNHQKIHTGEKPHKCDECGKFFRQKSVLRRNQRIHTGQKPHKCNECGKFFREKPALRSHQ